In a single window of the Limnohabitans sp. 2KL-27 genome:
- the hpaD gene encoding 3,4-dihydroxyphenylacetate 2,3-dioxygenase has product MGQLALAAKITHVPSMYLSEMPGPRFGTRQSAIDGHREISRRCRALGVDTLVVFDTHWLVNANYHINCAPHFKGEYTSNELPHFIHHMAFEAPGNPELGHLLAQVANEHGVETLAHDNTTLQPEYGTLVPLRYMNEDQHFKVVSVSALCMVHYLNDSARLGWAMRQAVEKHYDGKVAFLASGSLSHRFAQNGLAPEFAHKIWSPFLEQLDKQVLQMWGQREWKAFCEMLPEYASKGHGEGFMHDTAMLMGALGWTGYDGSADIVTPYFGASGTGQLNAVFDVTPQSGAHIPPAQASSATGYTAVSTRL; this is encoded by the coding sequence ATGGGTCAGTTAGCACTCGCCGCCAAAATCACCCACGTGCCCAGCATGTACCTGAGCGAAATGCCGGGGCCGCGCTTTGGCACGCGCCAAAGCGCCATCGACGGCCACAGGGAGATCAGTCGCCGCTGCCGCGCCCTGGGGGTGGACACGTTGGTGGTGTTTGACACGCACTGGTTGGTCAACGCCAATTACCACATCAATTGCGCGCCGCACTTCAAGGGCGAGTACACCAGCAACGAGTTGCCGCACTTCATCCACCACATGGCGTTTGAAGCGCCGGGCAACCCCGAGCTGGGGCATTTGCTGGCCCAAGTGGCCAACGAACACGGCGTGGAAACGCTGGCGCACGACAACACCACCTTGCAGCCCGAATACGGCACGCTGGTGCCGCTGCGTTACATGAACGAAGACCAGCACTTCAAGGTGGTCTCGGTCTCGGCCCTGTGCATGGTGCATTACCTGAACGACAGCGCCCGCCTGGGCTGGGCCATGCGCCAAGCGGTGGAAAAGCATTACGACGGCAAGGTGGCGTTTCTGGCCAGCGGCTCGCTCAGTCACCGCTTTGCCCAAAACGGCCTGGCGCCGGAGTTTGCGCACAAGATCTGGAGCCCGTTTTTGGAGCAGCTCGACAAGCAGGTTTTGCAGATGTGGGGCCAGCGCGAGTGGAAAGCCTTTTGCGAGATGCTGCCCGAATACGCCAGTAAAGGCCACGGCGAGGGTTTCATGCACGACACGGCCATGCTGATGGGCGCGCTCGGCTGGACGGGCTACGACGGCAGCGCCGACATCGTGACGCCGTATTTCGGAGCCAGCGGCACGGGCCAGCTCAATGCGGTCTTTGACGTCACGCCGCAATCGGGTGCGCACATTCCGCCAGCGCAGGCCAGCAGCGCGACGGGCTACACCGCCGTGAGCACGAGGCTTTGA
- a CDS encoding 5-carboxymethyl-2-hydroxymuconate Delta-isomerase, which yields MPHLVILYTGQLDAEVHMTTLCRQLADAMLTVQDEDGMPVFPTGGTRVLAYPAPHYAVADGGTAGLAAGLYDQNPHGGSGDYAFVYLNVRMGRGRSEATQQRAGHTLLEVAKAFFAPIMAQRHIGITLQIDVGPEVFDAKHSNLHPLFNKA from the coding sequence ATGCCCCATCTCGTGATCCTCTACACCGGCCAATTGGATGCCGAAGTCCACATGACCACCTTGTGCCGACAGCTGGCCGACGCCATGCTCACCGTGCAAGACGAAGACGGCATGCCAGTCTTTCCTACGGGCGGCACCCGCGTGCTGGCTTACCCCGCACCGCATTACGCTGTGGCCGATGGCGGTACGGCGGGCTTGGCCGCGGGGCTGTATGACCAGAACCCCCATGGGGGCTCGGGCGACTATGCTTTTGTGTACCTGAACGTGCGCATGGGCCGTGGTCGCAGTGAGGCCACCCAGCAACGCGCCGGACACACCTTGCTCGAAGTGGCCAAGGCCTTCTTCGCGCCCATCATGGCCCAGCGCCACATCGGCATCACGCTCCAAATCGATGTCGGCCCCGAGGTGTTTGACGCCAAGCACAGCAACCTCCATCCCCTGTTCAACAAGGCCTGA